The following nucleotide sequence is from Lacinutrix sp. Hel_I_90.
CTTTTGCACCACACTTAAAAACATAAAAATGAAAAATTTAATTTTAGCGGTAATAGCAATTGTAACATTAGCCTCTTGTCAACAACAGAAAATAGGTTATGTTGATAATGGAAAAGTCATTAATGACATCCAAGAGAAAAAAGACATCGAGTCTAAATATGAAGCTTTAAACGAATCGTTTAAAAAGCGAGTAGATAGTATTGGTAAAAGTTACCAAATGGAATACCAGGCATTACAAAGTCAGGCGGCAAAGTTATCTCAAGAAAAGCAACAAGAGATGATGCAACCGTTTCAAATGAAAGCTCAACAGTATCAACAAAGAATGCAGGGAGAGCAGCAGCAATTGCAAACGGCTTACCAAACAGAAATTGATTCGGTTATTTCTAAAATGAAAACCACAGTAAAAGAATATGGTAAAACTAATGGGTACAAGTTTATTTTAGGAACTAATGAAGCTGCTGGAACCGTTTTATATGGCGATGAAGCTGCAGATTTAACAGCGGTTATTTTGAAAGAGATTGATGCTCAGTACAAAAAATAGAATTATAAACATTGTCTTAAAAGCGCTGAACTTACCGTTCAGCGCTTTTTTTATGCATTAATCTCATACATTTCAAAGGCATTGAATATTTAACTATATTTAGGTAGTATAATTTAACGCTATTAATTATTCTATTTTAAGATGATGAGTAAAACCACTTGGCTGTCTCTCGTTCTCTTTACTTTGTTTGGTTATCTAATCGCTCAAGAGGCTATTCCATTTAAAACTCAAAATGAGTTTTATATTTATGGAGATGCTGTGGTTATTGGTAACAATATTTTAAGTAAAGATGCAAAAGAACCTTTTAACGACACCACTTTAACTAATGATGATATCGACATGGTCTATGTTGATGTGGATAACGATACAACAACATTCAGCTCAAGTACGGCACATTTAACACTACCTAAAAACCAAACAAATATTAAGTATGCTGCTTTATACTGGAGTGCTACTTATAGTTATGAAAAGGGGTCTAGAAAAGAATCTAACGGGCAATTTCTCTTTCAGGGAAAACGAGAACATAAACGGGATAAAATTAGTAAGATTAAGTTCAAAACACCAAACGGTACTTATAAAGACATTGACGGAACAGTCATTTTTGATGGAGCTAGAGAGGTTGCTTTTACACTTAATTCTCCTTATGCGTGTATGGCAGATGTTACTAAATTACTTAAAAATATAGGGACTATAAATGGTGAATATACTGTCGCTAATGTTGCTGCTACACAGGGGTTTGTTTCTGGGGGAAGTGCAGCAGGATGGCTGCTATACGTCGTTTACGAAGCACCAACAAAAAACCCTAAATACATAACCACTTATAATGGGTTTGCACACGTGAGTGGAGAACCTGTAAAACTAAAATTTAGTAATTTCAAGTCATTAGAAAAGGGAGACGTTAAAACAGCATTAACTTTTGCGGCATTAGAGGGAGACTCTGCTCTAAAGGAGGATGAGTGCCTTTTTGTTAATCCAGCAGCTAAACGTGTCTTGCTATTGAATACTAATGAAAGACCCAGAAACAACTTTTTTAATAGTAAAATTACTTATGAAAATAATGTTTCATTAAAACGTTTTCCTAATAGTGAAAACACCTTAGGATTTGATATTATTTCCATGGATTTACCAGAGTCTTCACAACCTTTAGTCGATAATAATACTACAGAAGTAGAAATGTCCTTTAATACTAAAGCAGATCGGTTTTATTTATTCTTTACAGCCTTTCAAACTGAAATAAGTCAAACCTATTACAAAGAACAGAAAGCGGTAGAAATTGTTTCTATTTCAGAATTTGAAAAGACGATTACTATAGCAGAAGCTGCGCCAAAGAAAAGTAAAAAAGAAGCACTAAAAAACAAAGACCATAGCGAAGGCTATCAAAAGTTTAGTCCTAAAAAACAAAATGAAGATAAAAGAGTGTTTCGACCAATAAACAGTGCAGAATCACCTCAAAGTAAAACCAACGAAACAAAAAGTGATTATATACCTAAGGTTGTAGAGAAAGAAAAAACACTGCCCATATGGCTTAGAAAGAAACAAGGAGCAGATTTGGCTAGAGACACCACCATTTACCAGCCAGAAGCAGCTTTTAAAACACCATTAGTGAGTAGTTTAGTCTTAAATAGAGAAAATTATAAGAAATTACTTACCAAAGACGATTACATTTACGAAACACAGAATTTTAAGCGTATTCTTAACCAAGAACCAACATTTATTGAAGGTGTGGCTAGAGGCTACTATATTATTGCAAGTTTAGTCTATGATTTAGACAATGCAGTGAAGAACCAGAAAGAATTATTAGAAAAAGGGCTTAATTCTAAGATCTTTAAAGACACGTCGCAAGAAAAATATTACATCTATCTTTTTAATTCTGAAAACTTTTACGATGTGTTTATGCTTAGAAAAGCATTTATAAAGAGTCCCTTTTTAAAAGAGGTATGGATTTTAAACCTTAATATGGAGAAATAATCCGTTAAAAAGCTGTATTTCAATATAATAGAGTTGTTTTAATGTAATCAAAAGTCCACCTATGCCTCTTTTATTTCACCACCAACGGTAAAAGACAACCGACTCAAAACAATCAGTTATTCAGATTTTTTATGAAGTAACCGCGTTAGTTTTATAGATAAATCTGTTAAGATAATCTTTGAATTTCCATTGCGCTCTATATGATAAATAGCATCCTGTAGTTCACTCGAAATTTCAAGAATATTGTTATTATGAACAAAGGGTGCAAAATTCTTTAAATCGAATTTTTCATTTTTAATATCCATATAAACGAGTGCTTCTGCATTATAATTCAATAATAGGGCTTGTCTGAAAAAATCCAGACAGAAATTTAAAAACAGTTTTTGAGTTTCCCTTCCTGTTTTTGCAATGTCTTCACTCCAGGAAATTAAGTCATGAATGGCGGCTTTATTCCCTTTCGCTTTAAAAGCAGCACGAATCCAAAAAATAAACCAATTTTCAAACTGTGTATCTTCACTATCATGATAAACCAAATCACAGGCTTTGTTGTAGTTTCCGTTGGCTTGATGAGCTAAATTTGTAGCAACAGCTTCGTTTAAATTGTAGTTTTTAATCAGTGCATTTTTGATATCTACTTCAGCTAAAGGCGGGAAATGTAAGGTTTGACAGCGTGATCTAATTGTACTAATTATTTGCTCTTCATCTTCAGCAATTAAGATAAAAACCGTTTTATTAGGGGGTTCTTCAATGAGCTTTAATAGCTTGTTGGCTGCCGCTGTGTTCATTTTCTCGGCCATCCAAATGATCATAATTTTATAACCGCCTTCGTAAGGTTTTAGTGCTAAAGCCTTAACAATATCAAGTGCTTCATCGACACCTATTTGACCTTGTTTGTTATCAACGCCTAAGGCTTTGTACCAATCAAACAAATTGCCATACGGTTGTTTCTTTAATACTTCGCGCCATTCTTCTAAAAAATGACTTGAAACAGGGTGTTTTTTAACTTTATCATTACTCGTTACTGGAAAAGCAAAATGTAAATCAGGATGAGAAAAGTTTTTAAACTTTAAGTTGCATGCAGCATTTCCATTGGTGTTTTCTCCTTCTGTATTATTACATAAAAGATATTGAGCATAGGCAATGGCCATAGGTAATGTGCCAGAACCTTCAGGACCAACAAAAAGTTGAGCATGAGGTATACGACCATTGTCTACACTTATAGTGAGATGGTTTTTTATATGTTGCTGTCCGATGATAGTATTAAAAAGCATGTAGCAAATATAACATGTCCTTTAAATAAAAGCTATTATTTGTGTCGTATAAGTTACAGCGTTATTTTAGTCCTTTTTTGCAAAAACGGTCTCATCGTAATTATATATCTTTGAGATGAAAACGGAATACACTATTTTACAGAAGAAAATCATTATAGTCACTCTAGTCTTTACTCTATATCTGAGCTGTTTCTGCAGTTTGCAAGGGCTAACTTTAGAAACAATAGTGATAAAAGAGACTTGGTTTTCTGCAGTGAAAAAAGGTTAAATCACTGAAAAAACGTTACACTTATGTTCATTTTAGAACTATAGGAAACAGTGGTATAAGCGTTAATAACTGTGATGTTTACAACCACAGGCCCTTTGATATTGAAGATTTAAAAATAAATTTATATAATAGATAATGAAAACCTTAAACGACTTTAACTTTAAAGATAAAAAAGCATTAATCCGTGTCGATTTTAATGTGCCTCTGGATGATGCATTTAATGTTACAGATACTACGCGAATTACCTCTGCAAAACCAACAATAATAAAGGTTTTAGAAGATGGAGGCAGCTGTGTTTTAATGACGCATTTAGGCAGACCAAAAGGGGTAGATGAGGCGTTCTCATTAAAACACATTACGGATAAAGTAGAATATATTATTGGAGTGGAAACGAAATTTGTTTCTGATTGTGTTGGAAGTGAAGCTGAAGAAGCTGTTGCCAATTTAAAACCAGGTGAAATTTTAATTCTTGAGAATTTGCGTTTTCACGACACGGAGACTCAAGGGGATAGCGGATTTGCTGAACAACTTTCTAAACTGGGAGACATATATGTGAACGATGCTTTTGGTACGGCCCATAGAGCGCATGCTTCTACTACAATAGTTGCCGATTTTTTTCCCGAAAACAAGTGTTTTGGTTACTTGATGGAACAAGAAATAAAAAGTATAGATAAAGTTTTGAAAACGGGAGAAAAGCCTGTTTTAGCAATACTTGGAGGCGCAAAAGTGTCTTCAAAAATCACTATTATAGAAAACATTCTTGATGCAGTAGACCATTTAATTATTGGTGGCGGAATGGCTTTTACCTTTATAAAGGCTCAGGGAGGAAGCGTTGGTGATTCTATCTGTGAGGATGATAAAATGGACTTAGCTTTAAGTATTTTAAAACAAGCCAAAGAAAAAAAGGTCGTTGTTCATCTTCCAGTAGACGTTGTTGCGGCAGATGCTTTTAAAAACGATGCAAACACGCAAAATGTGGATATTACAAAAATTCCAGACGGTTGGCAAGGTTTAGATGCCGGACCAAAATCGAGAACTAATTTTCATGAAGTCGTGATGCAATGTAAAACTATTTTATGGAATGGCCCTTTGGGTGTTTTTGAAATGGAAAATTTTGCTGCTGGTACAATTGCTTTGGGTGAATCTATTGCAGAAGCGACTAAAGAAGGCGCCTTTTCACTTGTAGGTGGTGGTGACTCAGTAGCTGCAGTTAAGCAATTTGGATTCGAGAAAAAAGTGAGTTATGTTAGTACAGGCGGAGGCGCCATGTTGGAGAGTTTAGAAGGCAAAACCTTACCCGGAGTTGCTGCTATTTTAAAGTAAAACTAATTTTCGGATACCATATTCATTAACGTGGCGTTACTTTTGTAGACAATTATATTTCATGAGAAAATTTAAAACTTACAGTATTCTTTTATACGCATCATGTTGTGCCGTTTTTAGTTACGCACAAGACGCGACGCATATTAAAACCGAAGGAGCTAGCGAATCTAAATTAGTAGCTGGCGAAAATTATGTCACAGACACTATTATTGCGGGTGAAACCTTAGTTAAAAAGCAAATTGAGCCAGTTGTTCCAATAGACTTGAAAAAAGCCTTGGAAGATCATCAATTTGCATCAGAGATTGATGAAAAATGGATGGAAGAGCTGTACAGCAATTCGCTTTTCGACACCATTTATCGTGAGGTCTCAGACTTAAAATATGATGCTGTTTACTATCCTGAATTATCTACAGATACGCTCAAGGCAAGATTAGAAAGATTGAATGCCAAGACGCCATTTAATGTTGAATATAATCCGCAATTAGAAAGCGTAATAAAAGGCTGGTTAAAAAGAAGGCATCATTCTATGGAGCGTTTAATGGGCTTAAGTAAGTATTACTTTCCAATGTTTGAGCGCGAATTAGACAATTATAACATTCCTTTAGAGATGAAATATCTCGCTATTGTAGAGTCTGCTTTAAAACCAAGAGCAAAATCTCGTGTTGGAGCCACTGGTTTATGGCAGTTTATGTTTGCTACAGGTAAACAATATGGTTTAGATGTAAGCAGTTATGTCGATGAGCGCAGCGATCCTATAAAATCTACAGAAGCTGCAGCGAAATACCTGGCTAAACTTTATGAGATTTTTGGAGATTGGGACCTTGCTTTAGCGGCCTATAATTCTGGTCCAGGTAACGTGGGTAAAGCGATTAGACGCTCTGGCGGGTATAGAAACTATTGGAATATAAGACCCAATTTGCCACGTGAAACAGCAGGCTATGTTCCTGCATTTTTAGCAACGATGTATATTTTTGAATATGCAGAAGCGCATGGTTTTGTGCAACATAAACCGGAATTTAATTATGTTGAGACTGATACAATTCACGTGAAACAAATGATTACCTTAGATCAGGTCTCTGAGTTTACCAACGTCAATATTGAAACCCTTCAGTTTTTAAACCCGTCTTACAAATTAGATATTATCCCATATATCAAAGGAAAAACTTATACTTTACGTTTGCCTAGGGAAGTGGTTGGGACTTTTGTAAATAATGAAGCAGAAATGTATGCTTTCGCTAAAGCAGAGTTTGATAAACGCGAAAAACCATTACCACAATTATTACAAGCCGAGACTAAAACACGCTATAGCGTAAGACCAGGTGATTATTTAGGTAAAATTGCGAGAAAATTTGGTGTTCGTGTGAGTCAAATTAAACAGTGGAATGGCTTAAGAAGTAATAATCTTAATGTTGGTCAACGCTTAACTATTTATCCAAGAAACCCATCAGGGGTAACAAATAACGCTATAAAAGTGAATACAAAAAGCACTGCAAATTTCACAGGAAAGACCTATACGGTTGAAAGCGGCGATTCTCTTTGGAGTATTTCACAAAAATTTTCAGGCGTTTCTGTTGAAAATATAAAAGAATGGAACGATATTAGTGGTACTAATTTAAAACCAGGAATGACCTTAAGAGTTTCTAAGGGTTAATCTATCACAAAAAACAAATAAATTATGCGTAAAACAATACTTTTAGTAGCCCTTGTATTTTCTCTTTTTTCTTGTAAAGAAGGGAGTAAAGAAAGCCAGAGAATTCTTCCAGACTCAGCAGGACCAATTAACAATGTCTCCATCGTGATAGATAATGAACTCTGGGAAAACACAGTTGGTGAAACGATACGAGATGTTTTAGCAGCTCCAATAGATGGTCTTAATCAGGAAGAACCGCTATTTTCAATAAATCAAATTCCACCACAAGTGTTTTCTGGTTTTGTTAAAGAAAGTAGAAATACTTTAAAAATAGAACAAGGACCGGCAGATTTTAAAATTACAAAAGATGTTTTTGCCAGACCACAAACTATGATTTTAATAAGTGGAAAGGATGTTGCTGAAATAAAAGAACAGATTAATACACACCAAGAGAATATCGTGAAGGCCTTCAAGGAGTCAGACATTAGAAAAACACAAAAAGATCACAAAAAAGCATTGCAAGACGCCCAAGTGATTGAAAAAGCTTTAGGAATTGAAATAGCGTTTCCGAATACTTTTAGAATAGCCACAACGATAGCAAAGCCAGAAGACAAATTCTTTTGGATAAGACGCGATATTCCTACAGGTTATACAAATGTTCTTTTATATGAAGTTCCTTTAGATGCCTTAAAAAAGGACGACAGCCTGGTGAGTCAAGTTTTAAAAATAAGAGACTCCATTGGTAGAAAATATATTGGAGGGCCAGTAGAAGGCAGTTATATGGCAACAGAAAGCATGTATGCACCTCACATCTACGAAACTATTATAGATAACAAACCCACCGTTGAAGTTAAAGGACTTTGGATTGTGAAAGAAGGCGCCATTATGTCTGGACCCTTTATTACCTATTTCATTGAAGATAAGGTGAACGAAAGATATATTGTCGCAGAAGGATTTGCATTTGCACCTTCAGTGTCTAAACGTGATTTTATGTTCGAGTTGGAGGCTATGATTAAGTCTATTGAGGTAAAATAGGGATGATTAAAAAGTGAGATATCAAAAAAACCCAACGGATTGCGTTGGGTTTTTTTGTTTAAGAATATTTCAAAATCTGGATAATCATATTATAAAACTAGTTTTGCATATTTGTAGTAAGACCGCCACCTGTACCGCCGCCTGTACCGCCAGCTGTACCGCCACCTATATCACCGCCTGTTTCGCCGCCAATATTACCACCAGTACCAGATGGAGTTAACGTATCACAATTTGTCACAGTTGTGGGTCTAACATTTAAACTGGTTTCTTGAGCACCACCATTAACAGTTAAAGATTTTTGGTCATTAAGTTCAATTATTGAATTTTTTGTGAAATCCAATACTTTTTGTTTTCTTGTTTTCATATAGGTTTTATTTTTTTAAATAAACTAGCATAATTTATTTAGTTAATTTGATTGGTTTGTATCGTTGTAGTTCTAAAAAGCAGTGAAAGGTTTATAAATCCATCACCTGCCCCTCCATTTATGCTTAATAACTCTTGGTCGTTAAGTTCAGTAATGGATAACTTTGAGAAAAGCGATACTGTTAGTTTTTTAGTTTTCATATAGATTTTATTATAATTATTAATTTACTTAATTCTGAAAACAGTGCAATACTAAACCCAAGTTTGGGTATCCATTTAAAGAAGGACTATAGATAAAACTATTAATTTGTATTGACAATAGGATTACGTGCTTACTAATAAAGCGTATTCAGCTAATGTGATTGATTGGTAACAATAGTTGTAGGTCTTGTCACTATCTGGCAATTTGTTGAATTTTGTCCCGCTCCTGTAGCTGTAACAGTTCCTCCATGAATAGATAGAGATTGTTGGTCGTTAAGTTCAATAACAGATAGTTTTGCGAAAAAGGATACGTTTACTTTTTTACTTTTCATAATTAGGTGTTATTATAGTTTCTCTATTATCAAATATAAATTAATTTGAGCTTTCTGATGCGTTGAATTTGACCCTATTTATAAAAAAGGATCATTAAAAAGGGTGTAAATAATCGCTCTCCTAATAGTAATAAAGTTTTTATAAAATGTATTTTTACAGCATCTACTATAAATAACCACCCTGATTATATGGCTTTTAAAAATAAATCGGCATTTCTGTTTTTAGCTATTTTATTCGTAATAGTTGCATCTTGTAAAAATAAGGATCTTTTTAAGGAAGAAAACCAACACTATCGAGATCAGATAAAAAAAACGATTTACAATAATCCTAATAAAGCAATAACGCTATCTGATAGTTTTCTAATAAAAAGTAAATCAATAAATAATGTTGAAGGGATAATTTTATCTAACACATACAAAGCAGTAGCATACGATGTTTTAAATATTCTTGATAGTACGATTCACTACTACGAAAAGACATTAAAAAGCATCGATAATCCAATCGATATTATTCAATATAAATATAGTATTGCACGTATTTATGAAAGGCAATACAAATACCAAAGCGCATTAGATATATACATAGAAGCCTTAATACTCGCTAAAAAGAAAGACTTTAGTAGCGTTATAGAAGCCTTACGTTCTGCCATAAAAGAAATCGAGTATATATTGCTAGAAAATGAAAAAGCACTTAATCTTTATTTAGTTAGATATAATGAGACGAAAGGAAAGATAGGGAATACAGATTTGAAATTTAATCGTAAGAATTTAATACAAGCGTATTTAAAAGCGAATAAAATAGACGCGGCTTTTAATTTAATCAAAGAAGGCATCCTTGAAGCCGAAGATAATAAGAATCTAGAATTTCAGTATTACCTATATGAATTAGAGGCTAGAGCTTACATTAAAAAACAGGAATTAGTTCAAGCCATTAATTCTATAAATGAAGCCACAAAAAAAGCAGTGCAATTAGGCAATATTGGTTTTCAAAACGAAGCAAAATACACAACCGCAATAATAAAAGGAAAACAAGGAAAGTATGATGAGCAAATCGAATTGTTGAAAAGCATAATAGAAAAAACATCTAAAAATAAGACAGCGCAACTTACAAAATACTATAAACTATTAGCAGAAGCATATAAATCATTAGGTGAAAATGATCTACATATAAATTATAGAGATAAATATGATGTTGCATCTTCAAAAATAGCGAAAGAGAAATTCAAAATAATAAGTAATATTCATAATGTTTTTCTTGAAGAAGAAAAGCAAGAGACAAAGCAACAAATACTAAAAAAGTGGTACTGGGTTGCTGCTTTTATAGTACTATTTAGCGTTTCTACTTTTGTTTATATTCGAAATAAAAAGGCACAAAAAAGAAATAAAAAGCTGTTTAATGAGTTGATGCTAAAAGTTGATGCTTACGAAAATGAAAATAGTGCAGAAGAAAACACACAACGTAAAATAGAAGAAGACGATAAGGTTAGCAATGTTAACCATGAAGTTTTTGACGAAACGCCAGCAGTCTACATAATTGATGATGAAAAGGTTAATGAGATACTGGTAAAACTCAAAAACCTGGAAGACCAGCATTACTTTTTGCGTCAGGATTGCACCTTACACAATATGGCAAAGCGATTAAAGACCAACACCTCCTATCTTTCTAAAGTCGTTAATAACCACTTAAATAAAACGTTTAGTACTTATATAAACGAGCTTAGAATTAACTATGCTGTTATAGAATTAAAAAACAACAAACAACTACGCGCTTATTCTACTAAAGCGATTGCTCAAGAATTGGGTTATAAAAAAGCAAATTCTTTTTCTAAATATTTTAAAGAAGCCACAGGCATTACACCTGCGGTCTATATTAAGAATATAAAAGAGCGGTCTTAGAATTAAACATAATATACTAAAAAACAGCGGCTTGCTGTTTTTTTTTGCTTGTCGTTTTTATAAAAATGACAGGTCTTCACTTGCACAACCTTTTTTTTTAAAATTACTTTGAATCATCAAAACAGTGATAACGACTTCGTTTTCAATGGATAAAAAGATTGATTTAAAGCCTGTTTATCACTACCTGTTAATTATAAAAAGAGTTCAGAAAATCGTAAACAAACACTAATTTTTAAAAACAGAAACTTTATGAAAACAAAAAGCAAACACGCATTGGAATTTAGTAAAAGCACAATAACCCAACTTGGTTACAATAAATTAAAAGAAATTAAAGGCGGGACGCACACAACACTACCCAGCGACATTAGATGTACTTTTTTAGTAACAAGCAGCGGAGGAACGCACGATACAATTATAAAATAACAGCTCATGAAAACACAAAGTACAAAACAACAATTGAATTTAGTAAAAAATAATATTATTGAGTTAAATAATACTAGCCTGAATAATATAAGAGGGGGCTGGACGACAAGTTTGTTATCTAATGTGTCTACAATAACTAATTTTTCAAAAGATACTTTATGTACATCAGATAATCAACAAGAATAAAAAAAGGAACCTTATGAAAGCACAAAAGAATAACCCTTTAGATTTTGAAAAGAACTCTATATCAGAATTAAATAACATTCAATTATTAGGCATTAATGGAGGGACAGTTTCAATTATAAATTCTTCTCAGCCATGTATAGATGCAATTATTCAAGAGTCGTCAGCAAGATGTCAAGACGGAATATTTAAAAATGGTTTTTGAGTAATACATATTCATTTTTTAAAATAACATAAACTTAATAAAGAAACAATTATCATGAAAACACAACACGAAAACAGGCTAGGTTTTAGAAAAAACAACATTGTAGAATTGAATAACAAAGACTTAAATCGGGTAAAAGGCGGGTCGACAGAGATTTGTTCTAAAGATTCAGGAATTGCTTGTTTAATGGCTTATTTAACATTTTAATTACAAATTATGAAAACACAAAACAATAACAAATTAGACTTAAGAAAGCAAAGTTTAGTTGAGTTAAATGACACACAATTACAGGATGTAAATGGTGGGACATCACCAATAGCTATTACGTCTTCTTCAGTATGTTTGAGAGTAACAATAAGGGTCATTTCAGTAATAATAACAAATTAAAAACACAAATTATGAAAACACAAAAACATAATAAATTGGATTTTAGAAAAAATGCTATTGTAGAACTTAATGATGAGAGAATGCATGAGGTAAATGGTGGAACCTCTTATTTTATATCGGTTAGGAGTGGTTTTTTCTCAGTCTTTTCAATTGTTCCTTTTCCGGTTATTATCAATTAGTTTTAAAAAAAGTATAGTAACAACTAAATGGTTAAACAAATTTTTACAAAACGGTATGGATAATGCCATCGGCTCTATCGCTATATAAAAAGTATACCAGACTAGTTAGTATATAAAAGTTACCTAAAGTGATAATTACAAGGTACCACTAAAAAGTACAAAAACTTTATTAATATTAAAAACACTATCATGAAAGCACACAAAAAAATAATACAGTTTGAAAAAAAGTCAATCGTAGAGCTAAACGATACTCAACTCACAAAAGTACAGGGAGGAACAGGAGCAGTCTGTGGGTTTGTAGTCTCACACGTTGTCAATTTTTTAATTGGAGCTGCGATCGACCATGCGAATAACGGGGGAGGATATACGGGATACATGGATCAACACACTAAACTTTAAAGGCTTAATTATGAAAACACAAAAAAAAAACAAATTAGACTTTAGAAAGCATAGTTTAGTTGAATTAAACGATTTTCAATTAAAAGAAGTCAATGGAGGTTCTACAGCTGGTTGTATGTCAATAACAACATTAGTTTGCGTCGCAATAGTTTCATTATCTTTTATTGCTTCAGCAATGACAAGGAATGGAACGAATTACCAAACTAACTAAACAAAAGCACGTTATGAAAACACAAAACAAGAAAACGTTAGATTTTACAAAAAAACTAATTGTAGAATTAACGAGTTTAGAGTCTATCTCTATTAATGGAGGCGCAACGACTTACATCTGCTCTGCGTGCATTCCAACATTAGATACTAAATAGTAGGTATTAGGTGGTTTTTTAAAACCTATTAGTTAAAGACAACGACTTTTTCGTTAATAATGAATACTGCTAATATCTGTTTTAATTGTAATCGCCTGATTAAATACACCTTTACCATAGAAAAGTAAAGGATTTAATTAATTTTTAAAACACAAATTATGAAAACACAAAGCTTAAACAAAAGATTAGGGTTTAACAAAAGTTCTGTATTAGAATTAAACGATGCTCAGTTACTAGACATAAAAGGAGGTACAACGCCTTTAGTCGTATCTTCAATGGGCTGTGTAAACGTAGCTGCGATGATGTCATCTGCTGGCTGTGGTGCTGTTGGAGCAGCTATAACAGGTGCAATTGCCGGCGCTACAATTGCAACTAATTAATATATATACATTATGAAAAAACAAGAATCAAACAAATTAGATTTTACAAAAAAGAGTATAATAGAACTAAACGAAGG
It contains:
- a CDS encoding OmpH family outer membrane protein; protein product: MKNLILAVIAIVTLASCQQQKIGYVDNGKVINDIQEKKDIESKYEALNESFKKRVDSIGKSYQMEYQALQSQAAKLSQEKQQEMMQPFQMKAQQYQQRMQGEQQQLQTAYQTEIDSVISKMKTTVKEYGKTNGYKFILGTNEAAGTVLYGDEAADLTAVILKEIDAQYKK
- a CDS encoding ATP-binding protein; translation: MLFNTIIGQQHIKNHLTISVDNGRIPHAQLFVGPEGSGTLPMAIAYAQYLLCNNTEGENTNGNAACNLKFKNFSHPDLHFAFPVTSNDKVKKHPVSSHFLEEWREVLKKQPYGNLFDWYKALGVDNKQGQIGVDEALDIVKALALKPYEGGYKIMIIWMAEKMNTAAANKLLKLIEEPPNKTVFILIAEDEEQIISTIRSRCQTLHFPPLAEVDIKNALIKNYNLNEAVATNLAHQANGNYNKACDLVYHDSEDTQFENWFIFWIRAAFKAKGNKAAIHDLISWSEDIAKTGRETQKLFLNFCLDFFRQALLLNYNAEALVYMDIKNEKFDLKNFAPFVHNNNILEISSELQDAIYHIERNGNSKIILTDLSIKLTRLLHKKSE
- the pgk gene encoding phosphoglycerate kinase, producing the protein MKTLNDFNFKDKKALIRVDFNVPLDDAFNVTDTTRITSAKPTIIKVLEDGGSCVLMTHLGRPKGVDEAFSLKHITDKVEYIIGVETKFVSDCVGSEAEEAVANLKPGEILILENLRFHDTETQGDSGFAEQLSKLGDIYVNDAFGTAHRAHASTTIVADFFPENKCFGYLMEQEIKSIDKVLKTGEKPVLAILGGAKVSSKITIIENILDAVDHLIIGGGMAFTFIKAQGGSVGDSICEDDKMDLALSILKQAKEKKVVVHLPVDVVAADAFKNDANTQNVDITKIPDGWQGLDAGPKSRTNFHEVVMQCKTILWNGPLGVFEMENFAAGTIALGESIAEATKEGAFSLVGGGDSVAAVKQFGFEKKVSYVSTGGGAMLESLEGKTLPGVAAILK
- a CDS encoding lytic transglycosylase domain-containing protein; this encodes MRKFKTYSILLYASCCAVFSYAQDATHIKTEGASESKLVAGENYVTDTIIAGETLVKKQIEPVVPIDLKKALEDHQFASEIDEKWMEELYSNSLFDTIYREVSDLKYDAVYYPELSTDTLKARLERLNAKTPFNVEYNPQLESVIKGWLKRRHHSMERLMGLSKYYFPMFERELDNYNIPLEMKYLAIVESALKPRAKSRVGATGLWQFMFATGKQYGLDVSSYVDERSDPIKSTEAAAKYLAKLYEIFGDWDLALAAYNSGPGNVGKAIRRSGGYRNYWNIRPNLPRETAGYVPAFLATMYIFEYAEAHGFVQHKPEFNYVETDTIHVKQMITLDQVSEFTNVNIETLQFLNPSYKLDIIPYIKGKTYTLRLPREVVGTFVNNEAEMYAFAKAEFDKREKPLPQLLQAETKTRYSVRPGDYLGKIARKFGVRVSQIKQWNGLRSNNLNVGQRLTIYPRNPSGVTNNAIKVNTKSTANFTGKTYTVESGDSLWSISQKFSGVSVENIKEWNDISGTNLKPGMTLRVSKG
- a CDS encoding DUF4837 family protein, which translates into the protein MRKTILLVALVFSLFSCKEGSKESQRILPDSAGPINNVSIVIDNELWENTVGETIRDVLAAPIDGLNQEEPLFSINQIPPQVFSGFVKESRNTLKIEQGPADFKITKDVFARPQTMILISGKDVAEIKEQINTHQENIVKAFKESDIRKTQKDHKKALQDAQVIEKALGIEIAFPNTFRIATTIAKPEDKFFWIRRDIPTGYTNVLLYEVPLDALKKDDSLVSQVLKIRDSIGRKYIGGPVEGSYMATESMYAPHIYETIIDNKPTVEVKGLWIVKEGAIMSGPFITYFIEDKVNERYIVAEGFAFAPSVSKRDFMFELEAMIKSIEVK
- a CDS encoding helix-turn-helix transcriptional regulator; this encodes MAFKNKSAFLFLAILFVIVASCKNKDLFKEENQHYRDQIKKTIYNNPNKAITLSDSFLIKSKSINNVEGIILSNTYKAVAYDVLNILDSTIHYYEKTLKSIDNPIDIIQYKYSIARIYERQYKYQSALDIYIEALILAKKKDFSSVIEALRSAIKEIEYILLENEKALNLYLVRYNETKGKIGNTDLKFNRKNLIQAYLKANKIDAAFNLIKEGILEAEDNKNLEFQYYLYELEARAYIKKQELVQAINSINEATKKAVQLGNIGFQNEAKYTTAIIKGKQGKYDEQIELLKSIIEKTSKNKTAQLTKYYKLLAEAYKSLGENDLHINYRDKYDVASSKIAKEKFKIISNIHNVFLEEEKQETKQQILKKWYWVAAFIVLFSVSTFVYIRNKKAQKRNKKLFNELMLKVDAYENENSAEENTQRKIEEDDKVSNVNHEVFDETPAVYIIDDEKVNEILVKLKNLEDQHYFLRQDCTLHNMAKRLKTNTSYLSKVVNNHLNKTFSTYINELRINYAVIELKNNKQLRAYSTKAIAQELGYKKANSFSKYFKEATGITPAVYIKNIKERS